One genomic segment of Mesoaciditoga lauensis cd-1655R = DSM 25116 includes these proteins:
- a CDS encoding DUF370 domain-containing protein translates to MYGLINIGFGNVVIGDRVIVIVNPESAPLKRLKDGAKDDRKLIDATYGRKTRSILITDSNHVILSAIQPETIAQRFQESFTQMEEALRVMESKVKNRN, encoded by the coding sequence ATGTACGGACTTATAAACATAGGATTTGGTAATGTGGTGATAGGGGACAGGGTCATAGTAATAGTCAACCCGGAATCCGCACCTCTTAAAAGACTAAAAGATGGCGCGAAAGACGATAGAAAACTTATAGATGCCACTTACGGAAGAAAAACCAGATCAATTCTTATTACAGATAGCAACCATGTCATTTTAAGTGCCATTCAGCCTGAAACAATAGCTCAACGCTTTCAAGAATCTTTTACGCAAATGGAAGAAGCTTTGAGGGTAATGGAATCAAAAGTAAAAAATAGGAATTGA
- the gmk gene encoding guanylate kinase, whose translation MEGILFVMSGPSGAGKTTIVKGALRELEDVEFSVSYTTRPKRENEVDGRDYFFVTKAEFEELRKKGEFLEWQEVHGHLYGTSKNYVKSKMKSGVNVLLDIDVKGAMSVKKQIKEAVFIFVAPPSFKELKERLIKRHTEGKEDLEKRIEDAKYELSMISEFDYLIVNHDVDQSIKQLESIIIAEQIKVSRRGEFVGKYKFYKSVARKEERT comes from the coding sequence ATGGAAGGCATATTGTTTGTGATGAGCGGCCCTTCGGGGGCGGGAAAAACTACAATAGTAAAAGGTGCTCTAAGAGAATTGGAAGATGTTGAATTTTCCGTATCTTATACCACGCGCCCCAAACGTGAAAATGAAGTTGACGGGAGGGACTATTTTTTTGTTACAAAAGCGGAATTTGAGGAGCTTAGAAAAAAAGGGGAATTTTTGGAATGGCAAGAGGTTCATGGCCATCTTTATGGAACGTCTAAAAATTACGTCAAATCGAAAATGAAAAGCGGCGTGAACGTGCTCTTAGATATAGACGTAAAGGGAGCTATGAGCGTGAAAAAGCAGATAAAAGAGGCAGTATTTATCTTTGTAGCTCCTCCATCCTTTAAAGAACTTAAAGAAAGATTGATAAAGCGTCATACGGAAGGAAAAGAAGATCTTGAAAAGAGGATAGAAGATGCAAAATACGAACTTTCCATGATCTCGGAGTTCGATTATTTGATAGTTAATCACGATGTCGATCAATCCATAAAGCAGCTTGAATCCATAATAATAGCCGAACAGATAAAAGTTTCCAGAAGAGGAGAATTTGTTGGAAAGTATAAATTTTACAAGAGTGTTGCGAGGAAGGAGGAAAGAACATGA
- a CDS encoding ABC transporter ATP-binding protein, with translation MTTPLLEFKDFSLKIGEKKFIDNFSLKVYKGNVVLIYGPRDSGKSALLRSMVHLNEELFESIKSEGHIFFNGSDVLSLGRKELRKKIAYIDTSFIESLSPLTVNQIIKLVKGNGVDLYHDEMIKLLKELEILDLLKNGIHTRVGELHGNERVLFLLFVALLREPEIVALDCIVDHLDDDAALKVQKVVLSLKQKYTLILATRRLPNFLSIADKVVVLQDGKANFVGTKKEMMLTFSKEE, from the coding sequence ATGACAACACCTTTATTGGAATTCAAGGATTTTTCCTTAAAAATTGGAGAAAAAAAGTTTATAGACAATTTCTCTCTTAAAGTGTACAAAGGCAATGTTGTGTTGATATATGGTCCAAGGGATTCTGGAAAGTCGGCCTTGTTGAGAAGCATGGTCCATCTGAACGAAGAACTTTTTGAATCTATAAAAAGCGAAGGACATATATTTTTCAACGGTAGTGATGTATTGAGCCTTGGGCGAAAAGAATTAAGGAAGAAAATAGCTTACATAGACACCTCGTTTATAGAGAGCCTTTCTCCTTTAACGGTGAATCAGATTATAAAATTGGTCAAGGGTAACGGTGTTGATCTCTATCATGATGAGATGATAAAGCTTCTAAAAGAATTGGAAATTCTTGATCTTCTTAAAAACGGGATCCATACTCGGGTAGGAGAACTCCATGGAAATGAAAGAGTTCTCTTTTTGCTTTTTGTGGCTCTTTTGAGGGAACCAGAGATAGTGGCGTTGGATTGCATAGTTGATCATCTTGATGATGATGCCGCTTTGAAAGTTCAAAAAGTTGTGTTATCATTAAAGCAAAAGTATACACTTATATTGGCCACAAGGAGATTGCCGAATTTCCTTTCCATAGCTGATAAGGTTGTCGTTTTACAAGATGGAAAGGCCAATTTTGTTGGAACGAAAAAAGAGATGATGCTTACCTTCAGCAAGGAGGAATAA
- a CDS encoding YicC/YloC family endoribonuclease, which translates to MTGYSKTLQNANGIVYSLEIKGVNHKYLNVSFSLPSLFSSFEVKALPIIRDYVKRGSVFVKADIRGEFEADLVKPDIALAKAYYKAMNTVKNELGISYGEINVTDILSIRELFKMELDEEREQLIWNGFEKVLEAALHEYNSSREIEGEKLYEYLKGYIDEMENLVKSMKTHEEKNREKYEELIRERIDKFSNIELDRERLEQEIIMMIQRADIGEELSRLDAHILRARQLMESNEAVGSELDFVFQEIGREINTLSNKSKIREVLDLVVRGKTLVKKLREQVQNIE; encoded by the coding sequence ATGACCGGTTATTCCAAAACCTTGCAAAATGCCAATGGCATCGTCTATTCTTTGGAAATAAAGGGTGTGAATCATAAATACTTAAACGTTTCTTTTTCTCTTCCTTCCCTTTTTTCTTCTTTTGAAGTGAAGGCTTTACCCATAATACGTGATTATGTGAAAAGAGGGAGCGTTTTTGTAAAAGCAGATATTCGAGGCGAATTTGAAGCTGATCTTGTGAAGCCGGATATAGCTTTGGCAAAAGCTTATTATAAGGCTATGAACACTGTTAAGAATGAGCTTGGTATTTCCTATGGAGAGATAAACGTCACGGATATTTTAAGCATAAGAGAACTCTTCAAAATGGAACTTGATGAGGAAAGAGAGCAACTGATATGGAATGGTTTTGAAAAGGTTCTTGAAGCTGCACTTCATGAATACAATTCAAGCCGTGAAATCGAAGGGGAAAAGTTGTACGAATATCTAAAAGGGTATATAGATGAGATGGAAAATCTGGTAAAATCTATGAAGACGCATGAAGAAAAAAATAGAGAAAAATATGAAGAGCTTATAAGGGAAAGAATAGATAAGTTTTCCAACATAGAATTGGACCGGGAAAGATTAGAACAAGAAATAATTATGATGATTCAAAGGGCTGACATAGGGGAAGAACTTTCACGACTTGATGCGCATATTTTGAGAGCCAGGCAGCTTATGGAATCTAACGAAGCCGTGGGCAGTGAACTGGATTTCGTTTTCCAAGAAATTGGAAGGGAGATAAACACCCTTTCAAACAAATCCAAAATAAGAGAAGTCTTGGATTTGGTCGTCAGAGGAAAAACCTTGGTGAAAAAACTCAGAGAGCAGGTTCAAAATATAGAATAG
- a CDS encoding CBS domain-containing protein, producing MKVEDFMERDVTAIFADETVEEFIHACVRQFRNGLPVVDEEMHVIGIITERDIIEEIVPSYMEMLHSTSFIPDTNITKKRLEDIKDKPIAEYMQEKPNVLKTSDTLLSAATLVLKQGYRFLPVVDEEEHLAGIVTRSLILEALLS from the coding sequence ATGAAAGTGGAAGACTTCATGGAAAGGGATGTTACCGCCATTTTTGCGGATGAAACTGTGGAAGAGTTCATTCATGCCTGTGTTAGGCAGTTCAGAAATGGCTTACCTGTGGTTGATGAAGAAATGCACGTTATAGGTATAATCACAGAGAGAGATATCATTGAAGAGATAGTACCGTCCTACATGGAAATGCTTCACTCTACTTCTTTCATTCCGGATACGAATATAACGAAAAAACGCCTTGAAGATATAAAAGATAAGCCGATTGCTGAGTACATGCAAGAAAAACCAAATGTGTTGAAAACCAGCGATACCCTTTTAAGCGCTGCGACATTGGTTTTAAAACAAGGATATAGATTTCTTCCGGTAGTAGATGAAGAAGAACACCTTGCTGGAATAGTAACTCGTTCTTTGATCCTGGAGGCTCTTCTCTCTTGA
- the mtaB gene encoding tRNA (N(6)-L-threonylcarbamoyladenosine(37)-C(2))-methylthiotransferase MtaB produces the protein MRYHIHTLGCKFNQYESAVMELELQKAGYKESDPHEADVIIVNSCAVTGEATRKSLQIARHFKRLNEKAKLVFTGCSVHDKDKIEGFDLVIGNGEKRKIVELINKNGIFIDRTYYLKDKLDYSVSSIPKHTRAFLSVENGCSWSCAYCAIPHFRGTRIRSKPLDLVVKEATNMIRQGIKEIVITGINIALYRDGGNDLHALLSSLIKIDGNFRIRIGSIDPVNLLKLSDLFKNPKLCDHAHLSMQSGSDEVLKRMKRPYSADDVRKCVEELKKVNEFFAFSVDVIVGFPGEKEEEFVQTYELLKELEVSRIHVFPFSPRPHTVASTMKNQVKAYVKRERVKRLRELGEMLKDNFSQKTQNIERTVLVEKVEKGIGEGLDEYYVRHSFKYNGEEGTFVKIGKKVMIHESVR, from the coding sequence TTGAGATATCACATTCACACTTTAGGATGTAAATTCAACCAATACGAAAGCGCCGTGATGGAGCTTGAGCTTCAAAAGGCGGGATATAAAGAAAGCGATCCCCACGAAGCGGATGTGATAATCGTTAACAGCTGCGCGGTTACCGGCGAAGCAACCCGGAAATCTCTTCAAATAGCACGTCATTTTAAAAGACTCAACGAAAAAGCAAAATTGGTTTTTACAGGCTGTTCCGTTCATGACAAAGACAAAATAGAGGGATTCGATCTTGTCATAGGAAACGGAGAAAAAAGAAAGATAGTTGAGCTTATAAACAAAAATGGAATTTTTATAGATCGTACTTATTATTTGAAAGACAAATTAGATTACTCTGTGAGCAGCATTCCCAAGCATACAAGAGCTTTTTTAAGTGTTGAAAATGGATGCAGTTGGTCATGTGCATATTGTGCGATACCACACTTTAGAGGAACGCGCATTCGTTCTAAGCCTTTAGATTTGGTTGTTAAAGAGGCTACTAACATGATAAGGCAAGGTATTAAGGAAATAGTCATCACGGGTATAAACATTGCCCTCTATCGAGATGGGGGAAACGATCTGCACGCTCTTTTGTCATCTTTGATAAAGATAGACGGAAATTTCAGAATAAGGATAGGCTCCATAGATCCCGTGAACCTGTTAAAACTCTCCGATTTGTTCAAAAATCCAAAATTGTGCGATCATGCTCATTTGTCTATGCAAAGCGGTTCTGATGAAGTGTTGAAAAGGATGAAAAGGCCTTATTCAGCCGACGACGTGAGAAAATGTGTTGAAGAACTCAAAAAAGTCAATGAATTTTTCGCATTTTCTGTAGATGTGATAGTAGGCTTTCCGGGGGAAAAGGAAGAAGAATTCGTTCAAACCTACGAGCTGTTGAAAGAATTAGAAGTATCAAGAATTCACGTTTTTCCCTTTTCTCCTCGGCCTCACACTGTTGCATCAACGATGAAAAATCAAGTAAAAGCTTACGTGAAGAGAGAGAGAGTTAAAAGGCTTAGAGAATTGGGAGAAATGCTTAAAGATAATTTTTCTCAAAAAACACAGAACATTGAAAGAACCGTTTTAGTGGAAAAGGTGGAGAAGGGAATAGGGGAAGGATTAGATGAGTATTACGTGAGGCATTCTTTCAAATATAACGGTGAGGAAGGAACTTTTGTCAAAATTGGCAAGAAGGTGATGATCCATGAAAGTGTACGCTGA
- a CDS encoding aminotransferase class IV: protein MKVYADGKWSDEAFVSVYDRGFMYGEGIYESLRTYNGRVFAPHQHYERLRRSAELMGMPCKLDYQKLMAIIEEGIKDIKEDVTIRVMVTKGNGKDTNLFIYIMELQAPNEDLYTYGVDIGISHFRKIPSFCVPSTLKTTSHAYLSLVRKEKEEFYEVIFLNHLGFVAEGTMSNIFLVENGVLVTPSLDSDILDGITRRVVIDLATSLGISVEERLVNVDELFNCSEIFLTRTSAEIIPVRRIESRTLFESEPSGLTVLLSENFRSYVLNESKYW, encoded by the coding sequence ATGAAAGTGTACGCTGATGGAAAATGGAGTGATGAGGCTTTCGTAAGTGTTTACGATAGAGGCTTTATGTATGGAGAGGGAATTTATGAAAGCTTGAGAACATACAACGGACGAGTGTTCGCGCCGCATCAACATTACGAAAGACTTCGAAGATCGGCTGAATTGATGGGCATGCCATGCAAGCTGGATTATCAAAAACTCATGGCGATCATCGAAGAAGGCATTAAAGATATAAAAGAAGATGTAACCATTCGAGTGATGGTAACAAAGGGCAACGGAAAAGATACGAACCTTTTCATATACATCATGGAATTGCAAGCGCCAAACGAAGATCTTTACACTTACGGAGTTGATATAGGTATATCCCACTTTAGAAAAATTCCTTCTTTTTGCGTTCCTTCCACACTTAAGACCACATCGCATGCCTATTTAAGCCTTGTACGAAAGGAAAAAGAGGAGTTCTACGAGGTTATATTTTTAAACCATCTGGGCTTTGTGGCCGAAGGGACTATGAGCAACATTTTTTTGGTTGAAAATGGTGTGCTGGTTACCCCTTCTTTGGATTCGGATATTTTGGATGGCATTACGCGAAGGGTCGTCATAGATCTCGCCACTTCTTTGGGAATATCCGTTGAGGAAAGGTTGGTAAACGTTGATGAACTTTTCAATTGTTCGGAGATATTTTTAACGCGTACAAGTGCCGAGATAATACCGGTTAGGCGTATAGAGAGCAGGACTCTCTTTGAGAGTGAACCCTCTGGTTTGACAGTGCTTCTTTCTGAAAATTTCAGATCGTACGTTCTTAACGAATCTAAGTATTGGTAG
- the recA gene encoding recombinase RecA: MKDEKNVNTNKEKALESAIKQIERDFGKGSIMILGEDQTVKNVEVIPSGSLALDIALGVGGYPRGRVIEIYGPESSGKTTLTLHALAEAQKMGGVVAFVDAEHALDIVYAKNLGVDVNHMLISQPDSGEQALEIVDTLVRSNAVDMVVIDSVAALVPRAEIEGAMGDAQMGLQARLMSQALRKLTASVSKSKTTVIFTNQIRMKIGVMFGNPETTTGGNALKFYATIRLDIRRRTPIKEGDKIIGNETQVKVVKNKVAPPFREAKFDIIYGKGIVRENELIELGINDEIVSKRGSWLSYIQEDGEEISLGQGKNKAVQYLHENPELAAEIERRIRKAHGLLKDEPEEVKEEKEENGSKSEKS, translated from the coding sequence ATGAAAGATGAGAAGAACGTGAATACGAACAAGGAAAAAGCTCTTGAAAGTGCTATAAAACAAATTGAAAGAGATTTTGGAAAAGGTTCCATAATGATTCTTGGGGAGGATCAAACCGTAAAGAACGTCGAAGTAATACCTTCAGGTTCATTGGCATTGGATATAGCGCTTGGTGTAGGTGGATATCCAAGGGGAAGGGTAATTGAAATTTACGGTCCTGAATCCAGCGGTAAAACCACTCTTACATTGCATGCGTTAGCCGAAGCTCAAAAAATGGGTGGAGTCGTTGCCTTTGTCGATGCGGAACACGCGTTGGACATAGTTTACGCCAAAAATCTTGGTGTAGATGTAAACCACATGTTGATATCTCAACCCGATAGTGGGGAACAAGCGTTGGAAATAGTCGATACGCTTGTAAGATCTAATGCCGTTGACATGGTGGTTATCGACTCTGTGGCAGCGCTGGTTCCGCGTGCGGAAATTGAAGGTGCAATGGGAGATGCTCAAATGGGTCTTCAGGCGAGACTGATGTCACAAGCCTTGAGAAAATTGACTGCCAGTGTGAGCAAATCCAAAACAACGGTTATATTCACGAACCAGATAAGGATGAAGATAGGGGTTATGTTTGGAAATCCTGAAACCACTACAGGCGGAAACGCACTGAAATTTTACGCCACAATTAGGTTGGATATAAGGCGAAGAACTCCAATAAAAGAGGGAGACAAGATAATAGGGAATGAAACACAGGTTAAAGTTGTGAAAAACAAAGTAGCTCCACCTTTCCGTGAGGCAAAATTTGACATCATTTATGGGAAAGGTATAGTCAGAGAAAACGAACTGATAGAACTTGGAATAAACGATGAAATCGTTTCAAAACGTGGCTCTTGGTTAAGCTACATCCAAGAAGATGGAGAAGAAATAAGCTTGGGACAAGGGAAGAACAAAGCGGTTCAATATCTTCACGAAAACCCAGAACTTGCGGCGGAAATTGAAAGAAGAATCCGCAAAGCGCATGGACTTTTGAAAGATGAACCAGAAGAGGTAAAAGAAGAAAAGGAAGAAAATGGATCAAAATCAGAAAAATCCTGA
- a CDS encoding 1-phosphofructokinase family hexose kinase yields the protein MGILTVTLNPALDRLIEVDNFKVGTMHRIFDEDKTKVSPGGKGINVSLYLEQLGVPSTALAILGGLTGRMLQVRLRRECNQTISTSFLYVNDETRENFTIVDRKNNTITTVNLPGPFVDEKHFTLFMKKYKALLSNTTICEIGGTIPTGIPLSIYREMVKMAKDAGALTIVNAHGEPLKYAIESVPDVIKPDLRGSKKVLGKELKTMEDYVSSAKELISLGAKMVVFSFEMKNDIVATKDWVYLFKMKGEVKSVNFMGTGDAYIAGLIYALNSGKDYFESARYAMAAAIADELTEEKNIGGIEGMEKAMSLIEMERVSQ from the coding sequence ATGGGTATTCTAACCGTTACCCTTAATCCCGCTCTTGATCGCTTAATAGAAGTCGATAACTTCAAAGTTGGTACCATGCACCGAATATTTGATGAAGATAAAACCAAGGTGTCCCCAGGTGGTAAAGGGATAAACGTTTCTTTGTATTTAGAGCAACTTGGGGTACCTTCGACGGCATTGGCGATCCTTGGTGGATTGACAGGGAGAATGCTTCAAGTTAGATTGAGGAGGGAATGCAATCAAACCATTTCGACGAGTTTCTTGTATGTAAACGATGAGACAAGGGAAAACTTCACAATCGTTGATAGGAAAAATAACACCATAACAACCGTGAATTTACCAGGTCCGTTTGTAGATGAAAAACATTTTACCCTGTTTATGAAAAAATACAAAGCTCTCCTTTCAAACACCACAATTTGTGAAATAGGTGGAACCATTCCAACCGGGATTCCTTTGAGTATATACAGAGAGATGGTTAAAATGGCAAAGGATGCGGGTGCCCTTACGATAGTGAACGCACACGGCGAACCGCTGAAATATGCGATTGAAAGCGTGCCGGATGTGATAAAACCAGATCTCAGAGGTTCTAAGAAGGTTTTAGGAAAAGAATTGAAAACAATGGAAGACTACGTGAGCTCCGCCAAAGAGTTGATATCACTTGGCGCTAAAATGGTTGTATTTTCCTTTGAAATGAAAAACGATATCGTTGCGACCAAGGATTGGGTTTATCTTTTCAAGATGAAAGGCGAAGTCAAAAGCGTGAATTTCATGGGAACTGGTGATGCGTACATCGCCGGTTTAATATACGCTTTAAACTCTGGAAAAGATTATTTTGAAAGTGCAAGATATGCTATGGCAGCCGCAATAGCCGATGAACTGACCGAAGAAAAGAACATAGGAGGAATTGAAGGAATGGAAAAGGCGATGAGCCTTATAGAAATGGAGCGTGTTTCTCAATGA
- a CDS encoding glycerol-3-phosphate responsive antiterminator has translation MKSKEIIAAVWQDTYLEDVPQECETVFLLGATISNVGDRVRLFRSKEVWVDIDFVEGLEKNKAGVKFLKDAGADGVITTKLSLLKECEKIGIPVILRFFALDSHAIRNGLHHLKHVSKIEVLPADVLPKLVDTFKSVNPNIFVIAAGLISSADEVRRLFKSGVDAVSIGGEIKKVWREYHN, from the coding sequence ATGAAAAGTAAAGAGATAATAGCTGCCGTATGGCAGGATACTTATCTTGAAGATGTTCCTCAAGAATGTGAAACGGTTTTCTTATTAGGCGCAACGATCTCCAATGTCGGAGATCGAGTGCGCCTTTTTAGGTCAAAAGAAGTATGGGTGGATATAGATTTTGTGGAAGGATTGGAGAAGAACAAAGCTGGCGTGAAATTTTTGAAAGATGCTGGCGCAGATGGGGTGATAACAACCAAACTTTCTCTTCTTAAAGAATGTGAAAAAATAGGAATTCCAGTTATTTTAAGATTTTTTGCCCTGGATTCTCATGCCATAAGAAACGGCCTTCACCATCTTAAACACGTTAGCAAGATAGAAGTTCTTCCAGCAGATGTCCTTCCAAAATTAGTCGATACTTTTAAAAGTGTTAACCCAAATATTTTTGTAATAGCTGCTGGCTTGATTTCGTCGGCTGATGAAGTACGAAGACTTTTCAAAAGTGGGGTGGATGCGGTCTCAATAGGTGGGGAAATTAAAAAGGTTTGGAGAGAGTATCATAATTGA
- a CDS encoding regulatory protein RecX, with product MDQNQKNPDELRKARNYALRLLKVRLRSKEELKGRLKQKGYASSMIEAVIEELENSKLLDDERFATFFASDQIEFHVKGPRYIKYKLKMFGVDDFIIESALKRVFDDADLKKVFSRFVRNHRSKSEEEVTKMLIKRGFDPQTVHQTLLKIYEEWRCEDESGNDAHFDIRSNRHPGSDPGLSSREDKGTQRAKKGKGKR from the coding sequence ATGGATCAAAATCAGAAAAATCCTGATGAATTAAGAAAGGCAAGGAATTACGCTTTAAGGCTTTTGAAGGTAAGGCTTCGTTCAAAAGAAGAACTAAAAGGAAGATTAAAGCAAAAAGGATATGCCTCTTCGATGATAGAGGCCGTCATCGAAGAGTTGGAAAATTCAAAATTGCTTGATGATGAGAGATTCGCAACATTTTTCGCTTCAGATCAAATTGAGTTTCACGTGAAAGGACCACGATATATAAAATACAAGCTGAAAATGTTTGGGGTGGATGATTTCATCATCGAAAGCGCTTTGAAAAGAGTTTTTGATGATGCGGATCTCAAAAAAGTTTTTTCTCGTTTTGTGAGAAATCATCGTTCTAAAAGTGAAGAGGAAGTTACTAAAATGCTGATAAAAAGAGGATTTGACCCGCAGACGGTGCATCAAACCCTGCTTAAGATCTACGAAGAATGGAGGTGTGAAGATGAATCAGGAAATGATGCTCATTTTGATATTCGTTCCAATCGCCATCCTGGCAGTGATCCTGGGTTATCATCTCGGGAAGACAAAGGAACTCAAAGAGCAAAAAAGGGCAAAGGAAAGCGCTAG
- the rny gene encoding ribonuclease Y gives MLIFVPIAILAVILGYHLGKTKELKEQKRAKESASDILKSAEQEAQKIKKEMILEAKQEISSMRNDFNKEMQKQRSELKQFEDRLNKREEAFNRKEENFSKKEEKLEEMRENLSKKEEEIEETLKQEKEKLQEISGLSPNEAREIVLKTTEDEMEKILAKMYSQLKEKYEEDAEENAKWIMATAIQRYASSYINEMAVSSVELPNDDMKGRIIGREGRNIRAFENLTGVDLIIDDTPETVVLSSFNPLRREIARLTLEKLIADGRIHPAMIEEMYEKSKKEVEKLVRDEGKNAILKVGISSMHPELLKLLGRLKFRTSFGQNVLYHSIEVAQIAAMMAEELGLDVERVKRGALLHDIGKAVDHEVQGTHAIIGGELARRYHEKEIVVNMIQAHHEEVPFGSPEAVLVAAADAISAARPGARRESLDIYMKRLQKLEEIATSHKYVTKAYAIQAGREIRVIVEPDKVDDELADKMSFDIAREIEKTMEYPGQLKVVVIREKRSIEYAK, from the coding sequence ATTTTGATATTCGTTCCAATCGCCATCCTGGCAGTGATCCTGGGTTATCATCTCGGGAAGACAAAGGAACTCAAAGAGCAAAAAAGGGCAAAGGAAAGCGCTAGTGATATTCTTAAGAGCGCAGAGCAAGAAGCCCAAAAGATAAAAAAAGAAATGATTCTTGAAGCAAAACAAGAGATCTCTTCGATGAGAAATGATTTTAACAAAGAAATGCAAAAACAAAGATCGGAACTGAAGCAATTTGAAGACAGACTAAACAAGCGTGAAGAAGCTTTTAACAGGAAAGAAGAGAATTTTTCCAAAAAAGAAGAAAAACTCGAAGAGATGAGGGAAAATCTTTCAAAGAAAGAAGAAGAAATTGAAGAGACTTTAAAGCAGGAAAAAGAAAAATTGCAAGAGATATCCGGACTGAGTCCTAACGAAGCAAGAGAAATCGTGCTGAAAACAACCGAGGACGAGATGGAGAAGATTCTTGCAAAGATGTACAGTCAACTTAAAGAAAAGTACGAAGAGGATGCTGAGGAAAACGCAAAATGGATTATGGCGACGGCCATACAGAGGTATGCGAGTAGCTACATAAACGAAATGGCGGTTTCATCCGTTGAATTGCCAAACGATGACATGAAAGGTAGAATCATAGGAAGAGAAGGAAGAAACATACGTGCCTTTGAAAACCTAACCGGTGTGGATCTTATTATAGATGATACTCCGGAAACAGTTGTGCTTTCTTCTTTCAATCCTTTGAGAAGAGAAATAGCACGCCTTACTCTGGAAAAATTAATAGCAGATGGTAGAATTCATCCCGCAATGATAGAAGAAATGTACGAAAAGTCCAAAAAAGAAGTAGAAAAATTGGTGCGTGATGAAGGAAAGAACGCCATTTTGAAAGTTGGAATTTCAAGCATGCATCCAGAATTGTTGAAGTTGCTTGGTAGGCTCAAATTCCGTACCAGTTTTGGGCAAAACGTGCTTTACCATTCCATAGAAGTGGCGCAAATAGCCGCGATGATGGCCGAAGAACTTGGTCTGGACGTTGAAAGGGTAAAACGTGGAGCCCTTTTGCACGATATTGGGAAAGCCGTGGATCATGAAGTGCAAGGAACACATGCCATCATAGGTGGAGAGCTTGCACGGCGTTATCATGAAAAGGAAATTGTCGTTAACATGATCCAGGCTCATCATGAAGAAGTGCCATTTGGAAGTCCTGAAGCGGTTTTGGTTGCCGCGGCTGATGCAATAAGCGCCGCAAGGCCGGGTGCTCGCCGAGAGAGTTTGGATATATACATGAAGAGACTTCAAAAATTGGAAGAGATAGCTACAAGCCATAAGTACGTTACCAAAGCTTATGCAATTCAGGCAGGACGTGAAATAAGAGTTATCGTTGAGCCGGATAAAGTGGATGACGAACTTGCAGATAAAATGTCTTTTGATATAGCACGTGAGATAGAAAAAACGATGGAATATCCTGGCCAATTAAAAGTCGTAGTTATAAGGGAAAAAAGAAGCATAGAGTATGCAAAATGA
- the rpoZ gene encoding DNA-directed RNA polymerase subunit omega: MKEKVYETLMNKYGNKYAITMAAAKRAENLNELSRPLVKTNETNLVSIALEEMAEGYVEIKNFEMLKALVADVKKSKE, translated from the coding sequence ATGAAAGAAAAAGTGTACGAGACCCTTATGAACAAATACGGTAACAAATACGCTATAACGATGGCGGCTGCAAAAAGAGCCGAAAATTTGAACGAGCTCTCCAGACCTTTGGTAAAAACTAATGAAACAAACCTTGTGTCTATAGCGCTTGAAGAAATGGCTGAAGGATACGTCGAAATAAAGAATTTCGAGATGCTGAAAGCATTAGTAGCCGATGTGAAGAAGTCAAAAGAGTGA